The following are from one region of the Microbacterium sp. BK668 genome:
- a CDS encoding very short patch repair endonuclease, with the protein MVDRKSWASSPATAASMRSNRGRDTRPEMAIRRGLHAMGFRYFVNRRPLAHLRRTADIVFPRLRLAVFVDGCFWHGCPAHHTISRTNADYWASKVDQNRRRDAETTELLTAAGWIVVRVWEHEPSEAATLRVAETIRDIATAAPSK; encoded by the coding sequence ATGGTCGACCGCAAATCGTGGGCTTCCTCGCCCGCCACTGCCGCTTCCATGCGTAGCAATCGCGGGCGCGACACGCGCCCCGAGATGGCGATCCGTCGAGGACTCCACGCTATGGGGTTTCGGTATTTCGTGAATCGGCGGCCCTTGGCGCACCTCCGACGCACGGCTGACATAGTCTTTCCGAGGCTACGGTTAGCTGTGTTTGTGGACGGGTGCTTTTGGCACGGATGCCCCGCCCACCACACGATCTCACGGACCAATGCGGACTACTGGGCCAGCAAGGTCGATCAAAATCGCCGCCGCGACGCCGAGACCACCGAGCTCCTCACCGCGGCGGGTTGGATTGTCGTCCGGGTCTGGGAACACGAGCCTTCCGAGGCGGCCACTCTCCGCGTCGCCGAGACGATCCGCGACATCGCGACCGCAGCGCCTTCGAAGTGA